The Medicago truncatula cultivar Jemalong A17 chromosome 7, MtrunA17r5.0-ANR, whole genome shotgun sequence genome includes the window tcgaaaggttttatgcaagaaaaacataggtaaaattgtgattgaaaatactgcgaggcagagacaatttgaactgtgcagttgaaatttgataattgacaaagtttgaaatgaaattgggcccagtatttttaggtccaaaaacagggtataacaacacataaatgcatgtggtaccaaatctccaaaaggtcgtcaccttcgatgataaaacacatcgtatgtaagggttcACACCCGCCTTatataatctccgaagtaaaagagctcaacccttttacaactacacgactatgatgcatggacatgtaacaagactcgataatgcgacaacaatcacaattttctccacaatatataggacaatacccaattatattgttcatctccacatcatttgcattatcaagaaaacatgctcattcacaattaaatcatagtattcatcatcacacatcaacatgattatcaataatcaacagtatcattcaacatcaactatcacatatagtttcatcTATTCAACATTTCTCACACGTCTCATGATAGACATCATATCCCACATAATCATTcgttcatacaacttcacttagttataTAAACATGGCCATCACATTTCTTAAGACAAAacgacatagacaagttgaaaacattcaaacaatcttaatcgacaATGTATTCATGAAATTAAGTCGCCTCCGGATCATCAACATTAACCCAAGCACAACCTAAGTTCATATGAAAATCCcgttttcacaacctttcactttcccacccgaaatatcacttcctacttgattaagatgtttgaccactctTGCAAGtattacctaagtctatatgagctgtaggttcaacttgcaagcttcattagcttacaaaattatttttcgacaaagtttggaattctcaaaattcacaagttaagactcaattcaaaaatttcaagtataggcaagcaatcattgttccagtaggttttggaggattaatagtagttaaacatgcttaaagaaccatttaagaaaactcggattggcccccaaagacccggaactAAAGATCAAAGTGACTGAAACTgaacatgttcgcttaagcgaccacctgattcgcttaagcaaacaagttacagtagcaaCTCACTTTGTTCGCTTTCTGGCCGCTGACTGGTCGttcaccagttcgcttaagagaccacatgttcgcttaagcgaacaagttccaaTAGCAACCAGAAATCTTCGCCTACTTACTCGCTCACAGTTCGATTaggcgaactgaacccagaaaaaCTATGAGtgttcgcttaccaggtcgcttaagcgaaccttcaTAGGTTTGCAGAAAAAGTTACGGGTTTGGACTCCTTTTTACCCAAAACCcccaaatttgatccctcaTTGCCCAAATGTAattccagaacatgtttataggtcaatatgactaaaaagactcacaaagacacaatcaaacttgaaaacacttgacaattggagtaactcatcattttcatcaaaacacCCACAACATCTCAAATTATCATcctcaattcatgaatatgcatacccaagcaatgattcatcaaccacaacatcaattaacagtcataacatcaattgaacaagaatcataactcaatctaacaacaacttaacaaAATTCACCATTTGAGCATAATTTTcacaatttatcatttttacatatttgaacatgtaatttcaccaacagtattacaattatcatcaattaatgcatacaaatatattatcacagttggagcacgaatttagcaacaattatccataagcaaaattcatataacatttgaaaatttacaaaatgatgatgattatgataaagacttaCCCCCTTACCTTCATTATCTCCAACTATTAGCTCTAGCTTCACTTTTGCTCCTACGATTCTTCAAACCCTTGaattcttcaagttcctcttctctctaacccttgttcttctcttctcccactttctctctctacctccctctagaaaatatcttatgaaaatgAACGAAATGATATTTTCCTAAGACACTCATTAGGTATAAcccttaatgggcctaacctagtttctagtgggcttaacccatttctattcaaaccaaaaatatttctacactccaaacgacATTTAACTACTAACGGTCACTAAATGGTAAAAActcaatttactctagtaacttatgaaataattattctcactaatcactaaaagtaattcccaccaaaaatgtaattttacccgttctcacaaaatgaccaaaatacccctaagtccaaaatgactaaaatacccttctaacacggaaactcatgaaaatgcacccaatgatgattaatcacatataaacatataataaagtaattaaaataaatctagctaaaaattgggctgttaacTGCGAGCTTCCACAAACCTTTTCCAACGCCCTCCTATCTTGAAGTGTTCATAAGGAATAGTTGCAAAAGTTAGCTCACACACCCATATGTTACCGCAATCGTCGATAATATTCACAATTGTTAAGAGTGTATCAAGCATCTGCGGAACATTGCCGGTGTAAAGTTGAATCTGCAAAATTAGAAATCCATGTAACTTATATCAACTAAAcggaaaaggaacaaaaaaagtTAAGGTGGACACGAAAAAAGTATCATACCTTGCAACCTTTAGTAACATCATACTCAGTTAATTTTTATTCGAAATCAAGAACCATGTCACTGATATTGTGACGATAAGTGAGAAGAGATGTTATTGGGGGGAGATAGTCATCGAAagttgcttgcaaattcatcttgtCAAGAAGGAAATGCCTAGGGGGATAAAAAACCAGGTAGGGGATACTCTTGTGAAACCTATCAATCAACGGTATATCAAACTGTTCGTCACCCACAAAATCCAAGGTAATCCAGGCACCAAAACCGATTCCTTAAAAGTCTCGAATCGCTTTACTATAACATTTTATTAGTACAATGTTATGGTTTTTTTATATAGTATAATCTTCACTGTGACAAACGAAATTTCAAATTGACAATGAAATATTATGAGATTAATGAGAATAATATATTAGGGTAAATCAGTTGAGgaagtgagaaaaaaaatatggcaacagaaaatatggaaatcaattagataggttttaggaggagggaaattaggagatcatggttagggtttggaggaggggaattaggaaatatggttaggttttgaaggaggaaaAAGTGGCTACAAATATTAGGTATAATTAGGGCGACAGTGCTTTGTTTAAGAATAAGAGATTTAATCGCCAGATGAGCGTATTTGGACGGCTACGATCTGCAGCTATGCGATGATGGGTTATATCcctttttttctgtttttttttctaatgttGTGGGCCAAAGCCCAAGttacatctctctctctctctctctctctctctctctctctctctctctatatatatatatatatatggcaaattatatggtacacccaataaatttgggtgtatcggtacaccaagtcgtaaaattaataataaatgagttatttttttgaaaaaaaataattattttctatcattgacaactaagataattaaatttttatataccaaaagcttcgacgaaataaaatttaatttttattactcataacaatgaatattgattattttttatgacaaaatataaattttgtaatatgattcttataaacaatgaaatgatggtttttcttatgaaacgATGTTTTCTatgatataaatattgacaaatatctttttatttcattaaagtgatctttaatttctatattttgtgaaacaagagtaccggtacactcaaaattgtgagtgtaccatagaagttccctatatatatatatatatatatatatatatatatatatataagaaatgatatttgaacatccattttgtgacaactttctctcttatactcacattactttttactttatctctctattgttttggtttttgtgcaaatacctattttttctttgtaaattatggttgtcatgtaagttgtcaaccaaatggttgttcaaataacacttatatatatatatgaaaattctGTGAATTTTGCTCTTGAGACCCCCCTATGTTACTCTAAGGCCCCCAACGTGACAAAAATGCCCTTCCATACAGGTTCGGTTTTCACGAACCAAACCAGAAAATTTTAATTCTTAAGACAAAACAGTTCagccaaccaataaaaatttcaaagacCCGTTACTGCATAAATAGAAAATGCTTTTTTTAAATCAAGGAACTCGAATTCAAACGTACTATAATGGTaaagtttgaataaaattatcCCCGTAAGTTTAGTCCAGATGGTAGGAATATTGTATATTATTgaaggagccggggttcgaaccccggacactccacttctccacaattaaattgtgtgagctctagccactaggctacttgaccaaaaaaaaaaaagttcgaaTATAATTTGGACTGTTCAATATATAGATCGAACGATTAAGATGTGTTAATTCTGTGCAGTCACAATCAAAaaaatagatagataaaattggtttttgcgAACCAAAGTTTTTTGCAAGAGGCAAAATTGGAAACGTGAATAACATTAAATGGTAATCTGGCAATGCTCATGACCAATGTCACCTAACTAAGGTCAGTAAAAGATTACGGCAGTTATGCAGTTGAATAAATAGCTTGACACAACTTCTCCAAGTATGCATAGGAAGTAGAAGGATTCAGAACATATTACAAAGCCACACTATTAGTTATAAATATTGTTTCTCTGGTTGCTCGCTTACTCCAAAAGCCATTTCATAGTACACTTGCAACAACTAGGCTATGCGacacaaaataataaaactagGTCCAATATCTAGAGTAGTTGGGCGCTACCAATACCCCCCTCCTGAACAGCAGCTTTATCCTCAAGGCTAACGTTTTGTGTTGACTTGTTGAGCTCATCCAACGGCTGGCTGCTGCTGGCATCCAAGGGCTTCATATCATTTTCATAGTTTACCTGCAAATgcataattaaaaattgaagcaCGTCCCATTTGCTTAATTTCTTATAAGTCTTGTAGAAGGCTCACCTCCTTACCATATTGTGTTGGCATGTGCACAGGTTGAATTGGTGAAGCTGTATCATCTTCATGGTCCAGCTGCATACAGATTACAAAATTTCatgaataaattcaaaattcaagcaCGTTGTTTCTTAGTAAGGAAAGGACAAGACAATCCTAGAGCAAATTTTAAGAAAACCTACGGCTGGGTTAAGTTTAACAAGTTTTCGAAAAAGTGTTTCTCTAGTCATGTCTGGGAAGGAACGACGCTGAAATGCATCAGCCAATGCCCAGAGTGAATTTAGAGTAAGAGTCTTTTCTGCTGCCTCTTTTGCTTTGCGGGCCTGCAgttttttttgagcaagagcTTCTTTTGCTAATCGACGGGCTTCCTCTTCTTCTGCTTTCTTTTTAGCAAAAGCCTCTTCTGCTAATCGACGGGCTTCCTCTTCTTCTGctttttttttagcaagagCCTCTTCTGCTAATCGACGGGCTTCCTCTTCTTCtgctacttttttggcttgtaTATCAGATAGTACCTACAAATACAAATATGTGAGTTTTATCCATAACCAAATTAACaatttatatcatatcatatgtgAGTTTTATTCATCCAGAGTAGTAGTATCATTTTATATCAGTACAGAATAGAACATGAACCAACATAACAAGTTAGTTAAAATTAAACACACCTGACGATAAATCTGATCATAAATAGATTGACGTTCAGAAGAtgctacaaaataaaaataaaaaatggaaatacaaaatgttatgaaaattggaaaagataACTTCTGATAGGTAGAGACAGGAACAGACTCAGTTTCTTCTTAGACTTGGATTTCTTTTTTGTTCGGCTTTTGCTGCCTCCACCCATGGGAACGAACGGGAATGGAAATTTCACCCTAAAATCccctcttttcttctcttctcttctcttctgaAATTCCTTCGATTCGGCGGAACCCCAGGTTTTCTTTTCTGAGTTGTTGAATTGAAAACATGAAAAAGGCTTATCTATATTatctatattaatttattaattttaagaaaTGGTCGACataggataaagattaatatgaatcaaatgaaattaatattgttgatggggcACTTTGTTTGACTTAAGAATTGGCGGCATGTAAATGGGGATGGGGCGCGTAACAAAGATACAGTTGAAGTGGAATAAAATTATGCCCAACATTTTAgattaaagattaatatgaataaaatgaaattaatattttgatatttttttttttacttaagaattgacATGTAAATAGGGAGGGGGCGCACAACAAATAGATGcacttgaaatgaaataaatttaggAAATgcccaacattttaggataaagattaatacaaataatatgaaattaatattcttGATGGGCAGTGTGTTTGACTTAAGAATTGGCTTGTAAATAGGATTTAGGGGCGCAGAACAAATTATTATCATAGTTGACTCGGGTGAAatgtagtagttacttgaatgagaggaattaagATTTTagtgtttccacccaaaacatattttagagatgtggatgaaatctcttacttatttgaatgagagaaataaggattttagtttgtttccacccaaaaagatactttagagatgtggaagaaatctcttagttacttgaatgagagaaattaggattaggattttagtttgtttccacccaaaatatattttagagatgtggatgaaatctcttacttatttgaatgacagaaattaggattttagtttatttccaCCCAAAagatattttagagatgtggatgtaATCTCATAactatttgaatgagagaaattaggctTCAGTTTATTAttgctataaaaaaataaaggaatggCGCATACCCCTtaaagcaagaaaaaaaaatctgccaTTGGTGGAAAAGGTTTGCAATACATTTTTATACGATTCTAATGTTGACGAAAAATTCCCATTTTAAGTTTAACATATTCCAAATAAgacaattaattatttgaaaatatgcTCTTTCAGGAATGttacaaaaaggaaataattgtCACTAAAAGgtagtaattgttagtaataatgttactaaaagtgccaccaaaaggtagtaattgttactaataatgttactaaaagccaTGTTACTAAAATACTTCAGTAACACAGCCATGCTATTAAATTGATTCAGCAACACAAAAACATACACATACATGTAAGTTTCCCTTGTTAGCAAAATTCACGTTACTAAATTGTTTGAGcatcacaaacacaaatatataaatcaaaaagcaaagcaagcaaggctaaattatttatgaaattcaagggacatttgctaaattcaaagacaaaaaaattagatgcttccaaaactctaagaaactaaaacttaaaattcaagcTGGAAAAgtcttgcacaatttatctGAACATGgaataattgtaaataacatcaaggtaaatggtatcatgtgacccaaccatcggagcaccccctctgatcttcacaccttcACGGAGCCTGCGAGCTTCCACAAACCTTTTCCAACGCCCTCCTATCTTGAAGTGTTCATAAGGAATAGTTGCAAAAGTTAGCTCACACACCCATATGTTATCGCAATCGTCGATAATATTCACAGTTGTTAAGAGTGTATCAAGCATCTGCGGAACATTGCCGGTGTAAAGTAGAATCGGCAAAATTAGAAATTCATGTAACTTATATCAACTAAAcggaaaaggaacaaaaaaagtTAAGGTGGACACGAAAAGTGTATCATACGATGCAACCTTTAGTAACATCATACTCAGTTAATTTATTTTCGAAATCAAGAACCATGTCACTGATATTGTGACGATAAGTGAGAAGAAATGTTATTGGGGGGAGATAGTCATCGAAAGTTGCTTGCAAACTCATCTTGTCAAGAAGGAAATGCATAGGAGGATCAAAAACCGGGTAGGGGATACTCTTGTGAAACCTATCAGTCAACGGTATATCAAACTGTCTGTCACCCACAAAAATCAAGGTAATCCAACACCAAGACCGATTCGGTAAAAGTCACCAAGACCAAATAAGACCGATTCCGTAACTCGTACTACAAACGTGGGATAATTAGAAATGTCTATTAACATTGTTTAGATTGAACTTTTAGATATTATTGTAAATAATACTAgttatgtaaatatttttgcAAACCTTTGTTTATTTAGTCAATCATTTCATTGTCTATAATCCTTAATAGACTTTGATTCATGATCTCATTGTCATCTATCACATAGAGCGCTTTattatgtacaaaaacattgTCAACGTTGACTTCATCTTGGTTCCATCGTATTTTATTCATGATATAACTTGTTGAGATctcaatattttcataaatttcagGTATCTGATAAGTTCTTCTAAAactgaaaaattaattatgtcaaa containing:
- the LOC11415245 gene encoding translation initiation factor IF-2, whose protein sequence is MGGGSKSRTKKKSKSKKKLTSSERQSIYDQIYRQVLSDIQAKKVAEEEEARRLAEEALAKKKAEEEEARRLAEEAFAKKKAEEEEARRLAKEALAQKKLQARKAKEAAEKTLTLNSLWALADAFQRRSFPDMTRETLFRKLVKLNPALDHEDDTASPIQPVHMPTQYGKEVNYENDMKPLDASSSQPLDELNKSTQNVSLEDKAAVQEGGIGSAQLL